From the Pelecanus crispus isolate bPelCri1 chromosome W, bPelCri1.pri, whole genome shotgun sequence genome, one window contains:
- the LOC142596587 gene encoding LOW QUALITY PROTEIN: adenosine 5'-monophosphoramidase HINT1-like (The sequence of the model RefSeq protein was modified relative to this genomic sequence to represent the inferred CDS: deleted 3 bases in 2 codons), producing MTDETANRDAGSAGGDLAAQWAPRRAWPSGGSAGAPTGVVVADEIIGARAARPGGAAAAFGQIIGKALPANVIYEGEGERLALHDLSPQAPTLSLVMPKEPIIRLSEAEDSGEPLLGHLMIVGKKRAAHPGLTNGFRTVVDEGPEGGRSSVRRVHLRILGGRRLGWPPG from the exons ATGACAGACGAGACAGCCAATCGAGACGCGGGATCGGCCGGCGGCGATCTGGCGGCCCAATGGGCGCCGCGGAGGGCCTGGCCGAGTGGAGGAAGCGCGGGGGCGCCAACGGGCGTTGTCGTGGCTGACGAGATTATTGGGGcgcgggccgcccggcccggtggcgccgccgccgccttcggACAGATCATCGGCAAGGCGCTT CCCGCCAACGTCATCTacgagggggagggggag CGCCTTGCGCTCCATGATCTTTCACCCCAAGCGCCGACGCTTTCCCTAGTCATGCCTAAGGAGCCGATTATCAGGTTATCTGAAGCAGAAGATTCCGGTGAACCT cttcttgggCATTTAATGATTGTTGGCAAGAAGCGTGCTGCTCACCCGGGCCTGACCAATGGATTCCGGACGGTCGTGGATGAAGGGCCCGAGGGTGGGCGGTCT TCTGTCCGTCGCGTACATCTACGTATTCTGGGTGGCCGTCGGTTGGGCTGGCCGCCTGGCTAA